The Hyperthermus butylicus DSM 5456 genome includes a region encoding these proteins:
- a CDS encoding PadR family transcriptional regulator, with amino-acid sequence MQRPVEIGTRYLVLMLLAEGPKTGYELIKQLRSLFARYGGRASPGTVYPVLRRLEEEGLIRSRLEPYGARVRKVYELTGEGLRALLEMMSRWVSVLETALQLHIPVFRRAGREDGDTVKLVEEVLERLEAAAEQLEKLLTEARRVLRQAKMEATAIQY; translated from the coding sequence ATGCAGCGGCCAGTAGAGATTGGAACAAGATACCTTGTGCTCATGCTACTGGCTGAGGGGCCTAAGACCGGGTACGAGCTCATCAAGCAACTTAGGAGCCTATTCGCCAGATATGGTGGCAGAGCTAGCCCAGGCACCGTATACCCTGTTCTCCGTAGGCTGGAGGAGGAGGGGCTCATACGCTCAAGGCTTGAGCCCTACGGTGCCCGCGTGAGGAAGGTCTACGAGCTTACGGGGGAGGGTCTACGAGCCCTCCTCGAGATGATGTCACGCTGGGTTTCGGTTCTGGAGACGGCGCTGCAGCTCCACATACCCGTGTTTCGGCGCGCTGGCAGGGAGGACGGGGATACGGTAAAGCTTGTGGAGGAGGTCCTGGAGAGGCTTGAGGCCGCCGCTGAGCAGCTAGAGAAGCTGCTAACAGAGGCTAGGCGGGTTCTCCGCCAGGCAAAGATGGAGGCTACAGCTATACAGTACTAG
- a CDS encoding helix-turn-helix domain-containing protein, protein MAVLEALAGCEALSVSEITRRVKALRGSASRTTIRSRLAALVEAGVVERLGNGVTARYRLRSCGKD, encoded by the coding sequence ATGGCTGTGCTGGAGGCGCTAGCGGGCTGCGAGGCTCTCAGCGTCTCGGAGATAACGCGGCGTGTCAAGGCTCTTAGGGGCTCTGCAAGCCGCACAACCATACGGTCCAGGCTAGCTGCTCTTGTCGAGGCGGGTGTTGTGGAGAGGCTGGGGAATGGAGTCACGGCTAGGTATAGGTTGAGGAGCTGTGGCAAGGACTAG